The Phormidium yuhuli AB48 DNA window CAACATCTTTATTGACTACTTGGCTGAAGAAACAGCAATATTGCCATTTTTCTCAGAATCATTTCTCAGACAAAATGAAGTGATTATTTCCTGCATTGTGCGAATTGAGTTGCTGAGTTTCCCAGAATTATCCAATGAGGAAGAAGCGGTCATTACTGATTTGTTGATGCAGTTTGAACAAGTCCCCCTACTGCCCCAAATTGAAGATCGCACCATTCAATTACGGCGACATCACCGCCTCAAACTTCCCGATGCCCTGATTGCGGCAACTGCATTACACGGCTCTGCTTGTGTGATGACTAGAAATGTGGATGATTTCAAGCGCGTGCTTGATTTAACATTGTGCAATCCCTTTGAAGAGGTGAAGGAGGGTAATGATACAGATTAACTATTCCCCACCCAACTGCACCGCCAAATCACAGCGCCGCAAAACCCGCCAATATCTGGAAAAAATCGCCGCCCAAGCCAAGGACAACTGGGTCAAAATTGCCCAACAGGAGCTCACCCAGCAACGCTACCCCGACCTGCGAGAAGCCCAACTCGACCAATTCCTTACCCCCCAAGAATACCAACTCACCCAACAAGGCAACCTCACCGCTACCGAATGGGGTGATATTTTTATCCGCCTCAACATGGCAGCCTGTAAAAGGGGAAACCTCACCCAGCAACAGGCATTTTTTACCGATATTTCCGGCAGGATTGATTCCGGTTTTGCAGAAGTCTGTCAACGGTTGGGGGTGATGGAAACCCAGATAACTCAGTTGTTGCAAGGTCTGGAAAGCACCCTCGAAAGTTTGGTGGCAGAAATTCGATCGCATTTTGATGCCGCTAACCCCCATCTTTCCTTAGCAGAATGGCGACCCATTGCCGAGTTAATGCTGGCTGAACGACAGGCATTAACGGCTAATCCGGCATTTAAGCGGGTGGATGTCTATGTGCCGTTGGCATTGGTGGAACGTCGCCAAGTTAAGGAACGGAAACCGGGGCTAAGTCGGGAAAATCCAGAGCAAGAACGGGAAGAAGAGAGCATGACTCCCATCGCCGAGGATGAGTTTTTCGATCGGGTTTTGCGGCAGGGGAAAAGTCCGAAAAGTCAGGGGCGACGGATTGCGGTGATTGGCGAACCGGGGTCAGGAAAAACGACGCGATTACAGGCGATCGCCGATTGGATCTTGGCAGAACATCTCGGCATCCCGATTTGGATTGAGTTGGCACAATTTACCGAACTGACTCTGGTGGATTATCTGGAAAAGTGGCTCAAGTCGGCGGGAGTTGAAGGGGCAATGTCTTCTCTGCAAGACCATAAAGAGTATCTCTGGTTATTGATGGATGGCGAGTATGAAAGGGTAGCTCGGATTGAACAGCCCCAGGTGTCCCAGTTATTAACCGGGTGGGTGGGGTTAGGACGGGCAATTATTACCTGTCGGGTGAATGTCTGGGAAGCCGATCAAAATGCCTTTTCGGGGTTTGATGTGTATCGTAATTTACCCTTTGAGGCGGAGCAGATGGAAACCTTTATCCGGCGATTTTTTGCCCAGAGTGATTAAAATAAGAAAAACCCAACCTTTTACCCTGATGCTAGTTCATCCTTCTCTCCCTCCCCTTCATCATCTCCCTGATTCGTTACCCCTGGATGGGGCCGTGCGAATTGAGTTAGAATCCGGTGTCCCTATTTTTCGGGCATCGGCAACCGTGCAGAATCGGATTCTCATGTTGTTGGAAAAACAGCAACTTGAAGCCTTAACTGAGGCAGAAGAACAAGAGTTAGATGCCTACGAGGAAATTGATGATTATTTAAGTTTTGTCAATCGCACGATTCGTAATTTGGCCTTTGCGCCTAATTCGTAAGGTTAAATAAAATGGCTCGTCCCTGGATTTCTGAACAGATACAAGCAACGGTTAGGCAACGCGCCAAAGGGCTGTGTGAATATTGTCATGCTTCAGAACAGTGGCAATATGTACAATTTACCATCGATCACATTATTCCTTTAGCAGAAGGGGGTTCTAGCGATCTGAATAATTTGGCGCTGGCCTGTTTTCACTGCAATCGTCGGAAAGGACGCTATCAAGATGCGATCGATCCAGAATCAGGGCAAACGGTCGCTTTATTTAATCCCAGACAGGATCGATGGCTGGATCATTTTCGCTGGTCTGACGATTGTTTAAGGATTATGGGCATGACTCCCACTGGACGAGCAACGGTGGCAGCACTAGCCTTGAATCGGGAACGCATCCTGGCCATTCGAGCCGCCGATTACGAAATTGGGCGACACCCACCCTTGGACGATAGATAAGTTCAGCAGTTGTTTACCCGGACTGAATCTATAATGAGGGTTAGATTTTGGATGTCCGTTATGTCCCTTGTCACCCCCACAGGAAACTCGGTTTCTCGGCATTTAGCTACAATAGGATGAGTTGGCGTCAATCAGGTAGAGTTAGACATCAATCATAAATCAGAGGGATTCATGCTGAACATACAACTAGACCCCGAAACCGAAGCCCGTTTAGTGGAAATTTTAGCCAGGGAAAAAACGACTAGCGATGAATTGATTAAATGCTTGGTTCAAGAACGCTGGTTAAGTTTACAACCCCGCAGAAACATTGTCGAAAGACGTGGGGGACATCCTGAACATCTGTTAGAAGATGCGCCGCCTGATTTGTCCGAAAGGGCTAATCGCAAAAAGGCGATCGCTGATTATTTGCAAAAGAAACATCCTCAATACGATTTGCAATGACCGACTATCTCGTAAGTCTGGTAGATAGTGGAATTCTAGTCGCTTACTACAGACATCAATTAATAAAAATAAGTTTATCTCTACAAATTGTGATTATTTCTGTAATCTTGACCAATTGGCAGGAATTTATGAATTTAATTAAAAACAGTAATAGAACTGATGATTTAAACAGTAAAGCACTGATTAACACATTAGTATCAATGACAAATCTACGGGTCATTGTCATCGTCTAAAATATTTTGTAAAATTTCTGGTGTTAAGCCTCATTGTTGTGCTTTGTCTGAAACTTCTGCCATCACCTCAGTTAAACGCTTGTCGTATAAGTTTTCTCGTAAAAAAAACTGAACAATATGACTTAACTGTTTTTGGATTTCCGGGTTAGCCTGTTCAAATGCCGCCTTAATCTCTTCATCAACCTGAAGAATAATACTAGCCATGGTTTTCTTGTCGATTGGCAATTCAGGATTTGACCCAATTCTAGCAGCACATCACGCACCGCTTTAGCCATCCCCCCGTTACAGTAATTGTCCCCTAACCCCTCGCGCTCGTGGCGACTGTAGCCATACCTAGAAAGGGAGCCAGATTTTCTCTCCATATCGCGATCGCCCCTTGACAATTCATTATGCCACTAGATCATTTAGGCGATCGCCTGGTTGAGAAACCGAGTGTCTTGAACACCCGGTTTCTGGGATGTTGAGCCAAAGTGGTGGGGAAGGTCGTCGCCACAGTCATGGCCGTCCCCGCATCCACCAACAATAGACCAGCGTCAGCAGCAACCAGCCTGAAACCCGATAGGTCCCCATCTCACAAACTCGAACCGGAGGAGTCGGCACTGGGTTGTTGGGAATCTCCATCACCGCATTAACATAGGGTTCCACGAAATTCCCATAAGCGTCTTCTAAGGCTTGCCGTTGTTTGAATTTGTCTTGTAGATTAGCCATGACTGACCTCATTTGTGTCTCTGAGGTCAGTGTTTTTTTGGGCTTTAGCCCAATCCAACCAACTGGTTAAATCCTGAAACCCTTGCTACAATGGCTTTATCTGGTTTGGGCAACCCTCCCGTTTGGGCAAGTTTCCCCAAACCAGCAGCCGTTTGGGACTGAGGGTCGTCAGGGTGGGAAAATCGGGTCAGCCTTTCAAAAAAAGCCGCAAGTATGGAGAAAGCGCGGAGGACTTGCAAGACCGTCTGGATTTCGTGGCGGCGTTGCTGGCTTTGGCTGATGAGGAAATCACGATTCCCCCAGACTCACTCAAGGCACAGTTCAAACTGGAGTGGGTGAAAGAAGACGAGTTGAGGGTGTCTGGCATCATTGAGCAAAAACAGCGCAATGGACAGATTAAGCGGATAGAAAAGGGGATTACTAAGAAGGATTTAGGGGTTTTGTTAGAAACCTATCGCCGGAACCCGATTTTGGAAGCGGTGAGGGATAAACTGATTCAAAATGCCCTGGATTGCCTTCGAGATTTGGGGATTCTGAAGGAGCATGAATCAGCCAAAAATCAAGGATATTGGAAGTTTTCACTCCATCTCAGCCATCAAACGAAGAGAGAAGAGAACCTACAGGTTATTCGAGATAAATGGAAAGAAGCCTTTGGGAACCTGCCTGAAATTCACCATCCTCCCCAACTCACGGCAACGCTCAATCGCTGCATTTTAGGACTCAAAGGCGACTATCAACAGGCGCAACAGAAACTCACGGAAATTACCACTACCCTGCAAAACCGCCTCAAGGATAAAACCCTCTCGATTACCAAAGTTGAGGAAGGCAGTATTATCCTGATTGTGGAGAGTTCCCAAACGGGGTATGAGCAACTTAAAACCCTGATTAACACAAAAATTGGGAAGTTTCAGGTAGAATATGTCATTGATGAATGGCAAGATATTTGCCGTCGGATGTTACTGGACCGGAAACCGTTAAGCAGTAATACGGTTATCGGTCAGGTTTATGGCGATCGCAATTTAATTGATGAGGATTTATTTGTCGATTTAGCCCTGGTGAAACCGAAACGGAGTAAGAACCCAAAACACCCCCAAGATATTGACCCCGAAAAAGGTTCCGACTTGTACAATCGGGAGGAAGTGGAGAAACGGTTTGCTTACCGAGAGTTTCTCGACGAAGTGATTGGTCAACGCACCGAGAAACGTCTGGCGATTATTGGGGAACCGGGGGCGGGAAAAACGACGTTACTCCAGAAATTAGCCTTTTGGTTATTACAAGAAACCGATGATTTAGTGGTTTGGGTATCCTTGGCAGAATTGGGCAGTCAACCCCTGGGAGAGTATTTAGAGCAAAAATGGCTCACCGAGGCATTGAGGCAGTCCAGAGCGGAAATTAAAGCGGACTGGGGGAATAAATTTGAGGGGGGTGCAGTCTGGTTACTGTTGGATGGCTTGGATGAGATGAGCCAGACGGACCTACAGGGGTTAAATTTCCGAGGTTGGGTGACGGATGCGCGGATGATTGTCACCTGTCGCTTGAATTTGTGGCAAGGGAACCCCAGCCAGTTACAGGGG harbors:
- a CDS encoding type II toxin-antitoxin system VapC family toxin, encoding MKYLYDTNIFIDYLAEETAILPFFSESFLRQNEVIISCIVRIELLSFPELSNEEEAVITDLLMQFEQVPLLPQIEDRTIQLRRHHRLKLPDALIAATALHGSACVMTRNVDDFKRVLDLTLCNPFEEVKEGNDTD
- a CDS encoding NACHT domain-containing protein, with the protein product MIQINYSPPNCTAKSQRRKTRQYLEKIAAQAKDNWVKIAQQELTQQRYPDLREAQLDQFLTPQEYQLTQQGNLTATEWGDIFIRLNMAACKRGNLTQQQAFFTDISGRIDSGFAEVCQRLGVMETQITQLLQGLESTLESLVAEIRSHFDAANPHLSLAEWRPIAELMLAERQALTANPAFKRVDVYVPLALVERRQVKERKPGLSRENPEQEREEESMTPIAEDEFFDRVLRQGKSPKSQGRRIAVIGEPGSGKTTRLQAIADWILAEHLGIPIWIELAQFTELTLVDYLEKWLKSAGVEGAMSSLQDHKEYLWLLMDGEYERVARIEQPQVSQLLTGWVGLGRAIITCRVNVWEADQNAFSGFDVYRNLPFEAEQMETFIRRFFAQSD
- a CDS encoding HNH endonuclease, with product MARPWISEQIQATVRQRAKGLCEYCHASEQWQYVQFTIDHIIPLAEGGSSDLNNLALACFHCNRRKGRYQDAIDPESGQTVALFNPRQDRWLDHFRWSDDCLRIMGMTPTGRATVAALALNRERILAIRAADYEIGRHPPLDDR